In Salisediminibacterium beveridgei, one DNA window encodes the following:
- a CDS encoding M23 family metallopeptidase: MRYSNLMILAAFILFTGCQAENQENNELSIDPGNQNENHKNDTNETDQNDTDQIENDQNNHTVEEEESGESMSLPLHDYNGEEDFLALSDLAEALDGELNVDQIHRTAELQVENRFYYLVEEVPVLQINGIHHPKEHFEFQFFEEEAYVSVGFIESALDHEYEITDESVDIQWDIEITESWEDPREVFHHDDMSVKDIIEYLSFLQSPIEDASVSTVDSHLPGAPRDYRNGYHEGIDWYDYTTEVVINTDTPILAQADGTVVRADIDFEDYASHDVRNEDLAKAAEVGFTPEYILDRLRGQQVWVQYDHGVMIRFAHLDSIPEEIEAGMSVDKDTVIGYVGNSGTSGALDGDNSGLHLHQDLLIYDRLFYEPYTLEETRKIIHELWGDGI; encoded by the coding sequence ATGAGATACAGCAACTTGATGATTTTGGCAGCTTTCATATTATTTACGGGATGTCAGGCAGAGAATCAGGAAAACAACGAGCTTTCAATTGATCCGGGAAATCAAAATGAGAATCATAAGAACGACACGAATGAGACTGATCAAAATGATACCGATCAAATTGAAAACGATCAGAACAATCATACTGTTGAAGAAGAGGAAAGTGGTGAAAGCATGTCACTTCCTTTACACGACTATAATGGTGAAGAAGACTTTTTAGCACTTTCGGATTTGGCTGAGGCATTGGATGGTGAGCTGAATGTTGATCAGATTCATCGAACTGCAGAATTGCAGGTGGAAAACCGATTTTATTATTTAGTCGAAGAAGTGCCTGTGTTGCAAATCAACGGTATTCATCATCCTAAAGAGCATTTTGAATTTCAATTTTTCGAGGAAGAAGCATATGTATCCGTCGGATTTATTGAATCTGCTTTGGATCATGAGTATGAAATAACTGACGAATCAGTGGATATTCAATGGGACATCGAAATAACCGAATCCTGGGAGGATCCCCGTGAAGTGTTTCACCATGACGACATGTCAGTGAAGGATATAATCGAATACTTGTCATTTTTGCAGTCGCCAATCGAGGATGCTTCTGTCAGTACAGTGGATAGTCATCTTCCTGGAGCCCCGCGTGATTACCGCAATGGTTACCATGAAGGAATTGACTGGTATGATTATACTACTGAAGTGGTAATCAATACGGATACTCCTATTCTCGCTCAGGCAGATGGGACGGTTGTCAGAGCAGACATTGATTTTGAAGATTATGCTTCTCACGATGTGCGGAATGAAGATTTGGCAAAAGCGGCAGAGGTCGGTTTCACACCGGAGTATATTCTTGACCGTTTAAGAGGACAGCAGGTCTGGGTACAGTATGACCATGGTGTTATGATCCGGTTTGCCCATCTTGATTCGATACCTGAAGAAATTGAGGCAGGTATGTCAGTAGACAAAGATACTGTCATCGGCTATGTGGGAAACAGCGGAACAAGTGGTGCATTAGACGGAGACAACAGTGGGCTTCACTTGCATCAGGATTTACTGATTTATGATCGTCTGTTTTATGAACCTTATACACTTGAAGAAACCCGGAAAATCATTCATGAACTCTGGGGAGATGGAATTTAA
- a CDS encoding UPF0223 family protein, translating to MNEEVQLPVSIEWSTEEVIDVVNFFEAIDRAYGKGVERDLLITLYRHYKAVVPAKSEEKKHFKDYEEQTGQSAYHTVKKAKEGESGDTIKMKR from the coding sequence ATGAACGAAGAAGTTCAATTGCCGGTTTCAATTGAATGGTCAACAGAAGAAGTGATTGACGTGGTGAATTTTTTCGAAGCGATTGACCGGGCTTACGGGAAAGGAGTAGAGCGTGATTTATTAATCACGCTCTACAGACATTACAAAGCAGTAGTGCCTGCTAAATCTGAAGAGAAGAAACATTTCAAGGATTATGAAGAGCAAACCGGTCAGTCTGCCTATCATACGGTGAAGAAAGCGAAAGAAGGGGAATCCGGGGATACCATTAAAATGAAAAGATGA
- a CDS encoding DUF3055 domain-containing protein produces MELYDRLYDEAERVNVQFVGMTTENARFDFGIVFTTLFFGKPMITCMQTGRSSLLNRDDLDDLEYVKDLFEVHEDRDAVALQEFFRSVLPPSILEAQY; encoded by the coding sequence ATGGAACTTTATGACCGTTTATATGACGAAGCAGAACGCGTCAATGTTCAGTTTGTAGGGATGACAACGGAGAATGCCCGTTTCGATTTTGGCATCGTTTTTACCACGCTGTTTTTTGGGAAACCGATGATTACCTGCATGCAAACTGGGAGATCAAGTCTTTTAAATCGCGATGATCTTGATGATCTTGAGTATGTTAAAGATTTGTTTGAAGTGCATGAAGATCGGGATGCCGTTGCTCTTCAGGAATTCTTCCGGTCAGTGTTGCCTCCTAGTATTCTGGAGGCGCAATATTAA
- a CDS encoding aminotransferase class I/II-fold pyridoxal phosphate-dependent enzyme yields MNPSKQKALAQTYHERQKHTPLFTGLLKHAELETQQFHIPGHKRGTGMDPEFREFLGKDVLSIDQINIEPLDDLHHPHGIIDEAQKLAAEAFGADHTFFSVQGTSGAIMTMIMTACHPGDKIIVPRNVHKSIMSAIVFSGARPIFIHPELDEHLGISHGITVQAVERALHVHPDAKGLLVINPTYFGISANLTEIVRVAHSYDVPVLVDEAHGVHIHFHDDLPSSAMQAGADMAATSVHKLGGSLTQSSVLNIQGDRVGAERVQTIISMLTTTSTSYILLASLDTARRFLAMEGAAELDKVIKLSAYARDALNKIEGVHCPGNEMIDHKARFDYDPTKLIISISELNVNGYKVETWLRENENLEVELSDLYNILCILTIGDTQKTVDDLIAAVSRMADHFRNIDNSSKSPYAVQVPNIPTLALSPREAFYADTEVVSLENAAGRISAEFIMIYPPGIPIFIPGEIIEMDNIEYIFRNMDAGLPVQGTEDPTVRTIRVIQERRAIF; encoded by the coding sequence ATGAATCCAAGTAAACAAAAAGCTCTCGCTCAAACGTATCATGAACGACAAAAACATACCCCCCTTTTCACTGGCCTTCTCAAGCACGCTGAACTGGAAACACAGCAGTTTCACATTCCCGGCCATAAAAGAGGAACAGGTATGGACCCCGAATTCCGGGAATTCCTCGGTAAAGATGTATTATCCATCGATCAGATTAATATTGAACCCCTCGATGATCTGCATCATCCGCATGGTATCATCGACGAAGCTCAAAAACTGGCCGCAGAAGCATTCGGGGCAGACCATACTTTCTTCTCTGTTCAAGGCACAAGCGGTGCCATCATGACCATGATCATGACGGCTTGTCATCCCGGAGACAAGATTATCGTTCCACGAAATGTGCATAAATCGATTATGTCTGCGATCGTATTCAGTGGCGCAAGACCGATTTTTATTCACCCGGAGCTTGATGAGCATCTCGGTATATCTCACGGGATCACGGTCCAAGCCGTAGAAAGGGCTCTGCATGTTCATCCAGATGCAAAAGGACTCCTGGTTATTAATCCGACATACTTCGGTATTTCTGCAAACCTCACCGAAATTGTGAGAGTGGCTCATAGCTACGATGTTCCAGTTCTTGTCGATGAAGCCCACGGTGTGCATATACATTTCCATGATGATCTGCCTAGTTCAGCGATGCAGGCAGGTGCCGATATGGCCGCTACCAGCGTACACAAGCTCGGAGGTTCTTTAACCCAAAGTTCAGTATTGAATATCCAGGGCGATCGTGTGGGAGCTGAAAGGGTTCAGACCATAATCAGTATGCTCACAACGACATCCACATCTTACATCCTCCTCGCATCTCTTGACACGGCAAGACGTTTCCTTGCCATGGAAGGTGCTGCCGAGTTAGACAAGGTCATAAAATTAAGTGCTTATGCACGCGATGCTCTCAATAAAATTGAGGGAGTTCACTGTCCAGGAAATGAGATGATTGATCACAAGGCTCGATTTGATTATGACCCGACAAAACTCATCATCAGTATCAGTGAACTCAACGTGAATGGCTATAAAGTCGAAACATGGCTCCGCGAGAACGAGAATTTGGAAGTGGAATTGTCCGATCTTTATAATATCCTGTGCATTTTAACCATCGGTGACACTCAAAAAACCGTCGATGATCTGATTGCTGCTGTTTCACGAATGGCGGATCATTTCCGAAATATTGACAACAGTAGCAAAAGTCCCTATGCAGTCCAGGTTCCCAACATCCCGACACTTGCACTATCTCCGAGGGAAGCGTTTTATGCAGACACTGAAGTTGTCTCCCTGGAAAATGCCGCAGGACGCATCAGTGCCGAATTCATTATGATCTACCCGCCGGGAATTCCGATTTTCATCCCCGGGGAAATTATTGAGATGGATAACATCGAGTATATCTTCCGTAATATGGACGCTGGCTTGCCTGTTCAAGGAACGGAAGACCCTACCGTGAGAACAATACGCGTGATTCAAGAAAGACGCGCCATTTTTTGA
- the lpdA gene encoding dihydrolipoyl dehydrogenase, translated as MVVGDFPIEVDTLVIGSGPGGYVAAIRAAQLGQKVTIVEKEQMGGVCLNVGCIPSKALIEAGHRYHDAGNSDDMGISVEKVNLDFSKVQQWKQSVVEKLTGGVEGLLKGNEVDIVKGEAYFVDDTTVKIMDEKSSQTYKFENCIVATGSSPIELPKFKWSDKVMSSTGALGLKEVPDKMVVIGGGYIGIELGSAYANLGSEVTILEGMKQILPGFEKQMSQLVSKRLKNMGVEIKTEAFAQEMEETDSGVKITAEVKGKEETFEGNVLLVTVGRRPNTDELGLEQAGVELTEKGLVKIDKQCRTSVSNIYAIGDIVEGPALAHKASYEAKVAADAISGEKTEIDYTAIPEVVFSGPELAQVGLTEQAAKDEGYDVIASKFPFQANGRALSLNSSEGFMKMVTRKEDGLVLGVQIAGHNASDMISEACVAIEAGMTAEDLSLTIHAHPSLGEITMETAELALGMPIHVTK; from the coding sequence ATGGTAGTAGGAGATTTTCCAATTGAAGTGGATACACTGGTCATCGGATCAGGTCCTGGAGGTTATGTGGCAGCCATTCGCGCCGCACAGCTTGGACAGAAAGTGACAATTGTTGAGAAAGAGCAAATGGGTGGTGTGTGCTTGAATGTTGGGTGCATTCCATCCAAGGCCCTCATCGAAGCAGGACATCGTTATCATGATGCCGGTAATTCTGATGATATGGGCATTTCAGTAGAGAAAGTCAACCTGGACTTCTCTAAAGTTCAGCAGTGGAAGCAGTCCGTTGTCGAAAAATTAACTGGCGGTGTGGAAGGACTTCTCAAAGGCAATGAAGTAGATATCGTGAAAGGCGAAGCCTATTTTGTTGATGATACAACCGTCAAGATTATGGATGAAAAATCTTCTCAGACGTACAAGTTTGAAAATTGCATCGTCGCAACTGGATCCTCACCCATTGAATTGCCGAAATTTAAATGGAGTGATAAAGTCATGTCTTCCACAGGAGCTCTTGGTCTGAAAGAAGTACCGGATAAAATGGTGGTAATCGGTGGAGGATACATTGGTATTGAACTCGGTTCGGCCTATGCCAATCTCGGCTCTGAAGTGACAATTCTTGAAGGGATGAAACAGATCCTCCCTGGGTTTGAAAAGCAGATGAGCCAGCTTGTTTCCAAGCGGTTGAAGAACATGGGTGTCGAGATCAAGACGGAAGCTTTTGCACAGGAAATGGAAGAAACTGATTCGGGTGTTAAAATCACCGCCGAAGTCAAAGGAAAAGAAGAAACCTTTGAAGGGAATGTCCTGCTTGTTACGGTCGGACGTCGCCCGAACACGGATGAGCTTGGGCTCGAGCAGGCCGGCGTTGAATTGACAGAAAAAGGACTTGTCAAGATCGACAAACAGTGCCGGACGTCCGTCTCTAACATCTATGCTATTGGAGATATTGTTGAGGGGCCTGCTTTGGCTCACAAAGCATCCTACGAAGCAAAAGTGGCAGCTGATGCAATATCCGGTGAAAAGACGGAGATTGATTATACAGCCATTCCTGAAGTTGTTTTCTCTGGTCCTGAACTGGCACAAGTTGGTCTGACTGAACAGGCAGCAAAAGATGAGGGATATGATGTCATTGCCTCCAAATTCCCTTTCCAAGCGAATGGTCGGGCGCTGTCATTGAATAGCTCTGAAGGATTTATGAAGATGGTCACCCGCAAAGAAGACGGGCTCGTGCTCGGAGTTCAAATAGCAGGACATAATGCATCTGACATGATCTCAGAAGCGTGTGTTGCTATTGAGGCGGGTATGACTGCTGAAGATCTGTCGTTGACCATCCACGCCCATCCATCATTGGGTGAAATCACGATGGAGACTGCGGAATTGGCTCTCGGTATGCCTATTCATGTAACGAAATAA
- the pdhA gene encoding pyruvate dehydrogenase (acetyl-transferring) E1 component subunit alpha has translation MEKTKELQQVEDQFKTFQILDENGKIVNKEAMPDISDEDLKELMTRMVYTRIWDQRAISLNRQGRLGFYAPVAGQEASMIGSQYALEKQDWILPGYRDIPQIHYHGVPLKQAFLWSRGHFAGGQMPEGVRVMMPQIIIGAQIVQTAGVAMGLKKNNEDAVAMTYTGDGGASQGDFYEGMNFAGAFNSPAIFMVQNNRFAISVPVEKQSAAKTIAQKAVAAGIHGVQVDGMDILAVLAVTQEARKRGLEGNGPTLIEALTYRYGPHTMAGDDPTRYRTSEEDSEWEKKDPLVRFRKFLEEKNLWTEEEEEKIVEQAKEDIKKAIKEADNEPKQKVSDLIKIMGEELPHNLQEQLEHYEAKESK, from the coding sequence ATGGAAAAAACAAAGGAACTTCAACAGGTCGAAGATCAGTTTAAAACGTTTCAGATTCTCGATGAGAACGGAAAAATAGTTAACAAAGAGGCAATGCCAGATATCTCTGATGAAGACTTAAAAGAACTGATGACCAGGATGGTTTATACAAGAATCTGGGATCAGCGCGCTATATCATTGAATCGTCAAGGGAGACTAGGTTTCTATGCGCCGGTTGCAGGGCAGGAAGCTTCTATGATCGGCTCCCAATATGCTTTGGAAAAGCAGGACTGGATTTTACCCGGGTATCGTGATATCCCGCAAATTCATTATCACGGCGTTCCATTAAAACAGGCATTTCTATGGTCACGTGGTCATTTTGCAGGTGGGCAGATGCCTGAAGGCGTCAGAGTGATGATGCCACAAATCATTATCGGTGCCCAAATTGTTCAGACAGCTGGAGTGGCAATGGGTCTGAAGAAAAATAATGAAGACGCTGTTGCCATGACATATACAGGCGACGGTGGTGCATCACAGGGGGACTTCTACGAGGGCATGAATTTTGCAGGTGCCTTTAATTCTCCTGCAATCTTCATGGTGCAAAATAACCGTTTCGCAATCTCTGTCCCGGTTGAAAAACAATCCGCCGCGAAAACAATTGCTCAAAAAGCAGTGGCGGCAGGCATACACGGAGTTCAGGTTGATGGGATGGATATCCTGGCAGTACTTGCAGTCACGCAAGAAGCGAGAAAACGTGGCCTGGAAGGCAATGGGCCAACACTGATTGAAGCCCTCACCTATCGATATGGTCCTCATACCATGGCTGGTGATGATCCGACAAGATACCGCACTTCTGAAGAGGACAGCGAGTGGGAGAAGAAAGACCCACTGGTTCGCTTCAGAAAGTTCCTCGAAGAAAAGAATTTATGGACAGAAGAAGAGGAAGAAAAAATTGTGGAACAAGCGAAAGAAGATATTAAAAAAGCAATCAAAGAAGCAGATAATGAACCAAAACAAAAAGTATCCGATCTGATCAAAATTATGGGCGAGGAACTCCCTCATAATCTTCAGGAACAACTTGAACATTACGAAGCAAAGGAGTCGAAGTAA
- a CDS encoding dihydrolipoyllysine-residue acetyltransferase gives MAYEFKLPDIGEGIHEGEIAKWHVSVGDEVKEDDVLCEVQNDKAVVEIPSPVDGKVAEIHVEEGVVTEVGTVIVSFETDAEQPPEAHESDDEDEAPASEKKPDQSGNKKTSGAYEFKLPDIGEGVHEGEVSKWHVTAGDEVKEDDVLCEVQNDKAVVEIPSPVDGKVYKIHVEEGVVINVGDVIITFETDAEQPEGAHGSDEDEPSADAGESEAQPSTSKDKEAAPDESRRVIAMPSVRKYAREESVDIQKIKGSGKNGRIIKEDVDAFLKGDQEEPVKETPAEESKPEKTKETASSEKKAVSAYEPANEALETREKMSGIRRAISKAMVNSKHTAPHVTLMDEVDVTDLVTHRKQFKAAAQEKGIKLTYLPYVVKALTSAIREYPILNASVDDSTDEIVYKHYFNIGIAADTEKGLMVPVVKDTERKSIFNISDEVNQLAVKARDGALSSAEMKGGSTTITNIGSAGGQWFNPVINHPEVAILGLGRISEKPIVKDGEIVVAPVLALSLSFDHRVIDGATAQYAMNHIKRLLNDPQLLMMEG, from the coding sequence ATGGCTTATGAGTTCAAACTTCCGGATATCGGGGAAGGTATCCATGAAGGTGAAATCGCCAAATGGCATGTGAGCGTTGGCGATGAAGTGAAAGAAGATGATGTATTGTGTGAAGTGCAAAATGATAAAGCAGTGGTTGAAATTCCATCACCAGTCGATGGAAAGGTAGCAGAAATTCATGTGGAAGAAGGCGTTGTAACAGAAGTTGGCACTGTGATTGTGTCTTTCGAAACAGACGCTGAACAGCCGCCAGAAGCCCATGAATCAGATGATGAAGATGAAGCCCCGGCTTCAGAAAAGAAACCGGATCAATCCGGAAACAAAAAAACGTCCGGCGCCTATGAATTTAAACTGCCGGATATCGGTGAAGGTGTTCATGAAGGTGAAGTATCCAAGTGGCATGTTACAGCTGGCGATGAAGTGAAAGAAGACGACGTCCTCTGTGAAGTTCAAAACGACAAAGCAGTTGTTGAAATCCCGTCACCGGTGGATGGTAAAGTCTATAAGATTCATGTCGAAGAAGGTGTTGTAATCAATGTAGGCGACGTCATCATCACCTTTGAAACAGATGCTGAACAGCCTGAAGGTGCACACGGAAGTGACGAAGACGAACCCTCTGCAGATGCAGGCGAAAGTGAAGCTCAACCTTCTACTTCAAAAGACAAAGAAGCGGCACCCGACGAATCAAGGCGGGTCATTGCCATGCCTTCCGTACGTAAGTACGCCCGTGAGGAAAGTGTGGACATCCAGAAGATCAAAGGTTCTGGTAAAAATGGCCGTATCATCAAGGAAGATGTGGATGCATTCCTCAAAGGTGATCAGGAAGAGCCTGTCAAAGAAACACCTGCTGAAGAAAGCAAGCCGGAAAAAACAAAAGAAACGGCTTCCTCAGAAAAGAAAGCCGTATCAGCTTATGAACCGGCAAATGAAGCACTGGAGACCCGGGAAAAGATGTCCGGGATCCGCCGCGCTATTTCTAAAGCTATGGTGAACTCTAAGCATACTGCACCACATGTGACATTAATGGACGAAGTGGATGTGACTGATCTGGTAACACATCGCAAACAGTTCAAAGCAGCAGCCCAGGAAAAGGGAATCAAACTGACTTATCTGCCATACGTGGTGAAAGCACTGACATCTGCGATTCGGGAATATCCGATCCTGAATGCATCTGTGGACGATTCTACGGATGAGATTGTTTACAAACATTATTTCAACATCGGAATTGCTGCGGATACAGAAAAAGGATTGATGGTTCCGGTTGTGAAAGATACGGAGCGTAAATCGATTTTCAATATCTCAGATGAAGTCAATCAGCTGGCTGTGAAAGCGAGAGACGGTGCATTGTCATCTGCTGAAATGAAAGGTGGTTCCACTACGATTACCAATATCGGTTCTGCCGGCGGGCAATGGTTTAATCCGGTCATCAATCATCCGGAAGTAGCGATTCTTGGGCTTGGAAGAATTTCTGAGAAGCCGATTGTCAAAGATGGTGAAATTGTTGTGGCTCCGGTATTGGCTCTGTCACTCAGCTTTGATCACCGCGTTATTGATGGTGCAACAGCTCAATATGCCATGAATCACATTAAACGACTCTTGAACGATCCGCAATTACTCATGATGGAGGGATAA
- a CDS encoding alpha-ketoacid dehydrogenase subunit beta — MAQMTMIQAITDGMRNELKENEKVLVFGEDVGQNGGVFRATEGLQKEFGEDRVFDTPLAESGIGGLAAGLGVTGYRPVMEIQFFGFVFETFDAIVAQMARMRYRSGGVYNSPVTIRSPFGGGVKTPELHADSLEGLLAQAPGIKVVIPSGPYDAKGLLISAIRDNDPVVFLEHMKLYRSFREEVPEEDYSLPLGKANVKKEGNDVTIIAYGAMVQASMKAAEQLEKEGVSAEVIDLRTISPLDVETIVASVEKTNRAVVVQEAQKKAGIAANIVAEINDRAILSLEAPVKRVTAPDTVFPFASAEDTWLPNHKDIIEAANGVINF; from the coding sequence ATGGCACAAATGACGATGATCCAAGCCATCACTGATGGCATGCGTAATGAATTAAAAGAAAATGAAAAAGTACTCGTATTTGGTGAAGATGTGGGACAAAACGGCGGAGTATTCCGGGCAACGGAAGGCTTGCAGAAAGAGTTTGGTGAAGATCGTGTGTTCGACACGCCACTCGCAGAGTCAGGAATTGGCGGACTTGCAGCGGGCTTGGGAGTGACTGGATACCGACCGGTGATGGAGATTCAGTTTTTTGGTTTTGTGTTTGAAACATTCGATGCCATCGTCGCTCAAATGGCACGAATGCGTTACCGTTCAGGTGGCGTATACAACTCACCAGTAACGATCCGTTCACCGTTTGGTGGTGGTGTAAAAACACCGGAACTTCACGCAGACAGTCTCGAAGGACTCCTGGCACAGGCTCCTGGAATAAAAGTGGTCATTCCTTCAGGTCCATACGATGCAAAAGGACTCTTGATTTCAGCAATCAGGGACAATGATCCAGTTGTCTTTCTTGAACATATGAAACTGTATCGGTCATTTCGTGAAGAAGTACCGGAAGAAGACTATTCATTGCCTCTTGGTAAGGCCAATGTTAAAAAAGAGGGGAACGATGTAACGATCATTGCATATGGTGCGATGGTGCAAGCATCTATGAAAGCAGCTGAACAATTGGAAAAAGAGGGTGTATCTGCAGAAGTTATTGATCTGCGCACCATCAGTCCTCTCGATGTAGAGACTATTGTTGCGTCTGTCGAAAAGACAAATCGCGCAGTCGTTGTACAGGAAGCTCAAAAGAAGGCTGGGATCGCCGCGAATATTGTTGCTGAAATTAATGACCGTGCCATTTTAAGTTTAGAGGCTCCTGTAAAACGTGTCACTGCTCCTGACACTGTATTTCCATTTGCCTCAGCGGAAGATACCTGGCTTCCAAATCATAAAGATATCATTGAAGCTGCTAATGGCGTAATCAATTTCTAA
- a CDS encoding polysaccharide deacetylase family protein produces MRKLSISITALLIISACGAENNGNGSENGNINGNDQSLEENISQNQNGTNNNNEENDNEEDNEEVNEQNNEENHEEAESEELEVLYELQSDHTVRPIDDADEQVVLFTIDDAPDNHGVEMAEILQELDVPAIFFVNGHFINSEEGAEELQAIYDLGFEIGNHSMTHPNFNNISEEQQHDEIVDLNDKIEEIIGERPRFYRAPFGVNTDYSKQVVEDEGMQWMNWTYGYDYFEEYMEKDALADIMVNTELLRDGANLLMHDRDFTKEALEDIVEGLREKGYGFVDPDTIK; encoded by the coding sequence ATGAGAAAACTGAGTATATCAATTACTGCATTGCTAATCATTTCAGCTTGCGGTGCTGAGAATAACGGAAACGGGAGCGAAAACGGAAATATAAATGGTAATGATCAATCCCTTGAAGAAAATATTTCACAGAATCAAAATGGGACAAATAATAATAACGAAGAAAATGATAACGAAGAAGACAATGAAGAAGTCAATGAACAAAACAATGAAGAAAATCATGAAGAGGCTGAATCAGAAGAATTGGAAGTTCTCTATGAATTGCAATCGGATCATACTGTCAGACCGATTGATGATGCGGATGAACAGGTTGTACTCTTTACGATTGATGATGCACCAGATAACCATGGCGTTGAAATGGCAGAAATACTCCAAGAACTTGATGTTCCTGCGATCTTTTTTGTGAATGGGCATTTTATTAACAGTGAGGAAGGTGCTGAAGAGCTTCAGGCAATTTATGATTTGGGTTTTGAGATTGGAAATCACTCTATGACTCATCCCAATTTCAATAATATCTCTGAAGAGCAGCAACATGATGAAATAGTTGACTTGAATGATAAGATCGAAGAAATCATTGGTGAACGTCCGCGTTTTTACCGGGCTCCCTTTGGTGTGAATACAGATTACAGCAAACAAGTGGTTGAAGATGAAGGTATGCAATGGATGAATTGGACATACGGTTATGACTACTTTGAAGAATATATGGAAAAAGATGCGTTGGCTGATATCATGGTGAACACAGAATTGCTTCGAGATGGAGCAAACCTGCTCATGCACGATCGCGATTTCACGAAAGAAGCTCTTGAAGACATTGTAGAGGGGCTGCGTGAAAAAGGCTACGGATTTGTGGATCCAGACACGATTAAATAA